The following nucleotide sequence is from Rhodothermales bacterium.
AAGCTGTCGACCGTGCTTGGATCGAACGCGGTCACACCGCTCTCGTTGCTGCCGTTGATGAACAGGCTGGTCAGCGTCGGAGAGAAGCTGTCGTCGTTGTTGTCGCCAGCACCGAAGAAGCTCTCGCCGGCATCGGCGGCGGCACTGCCGGTGTTGATGTATTTCGGCGAACCGCACTGCATCAATACCGATTCGAACGCGGCAGTGGTGAAGCTGTTGTGGATACCAAGGCAGGGGTTGTTCGGGCTGATGAGGATACCGTTCATCAAGGTCACGTCCGAGTTGCCCCGGAAGAACATCGAGGTTCCATCGGAGTTGCCCGACTTGCGCTGGATGTAGGTGAAATTGGCGACCTTGATATTGGTGCGCGGCGTATCGCTTTCGAGACCGTTCGAATCGATCTCCATCATCGTGTCGCCAACGTCCTGGCGCTGGGCTACGATGACATACTGGGCATTGACCCGGGCGCCGGTGTCGACATCAAGGTTGTCGTCTTCAGCGCCAACGGCGACATAATACTTCAGGTTGGTGACGCCGCCGAAGAATTCGATGCCGTCATCCGAGCTGTTGTAAGTCATGAAGTGACTGATCGAAGTGCCGCTGCCGACAGCTTCGGGCGTGAGCGACTGGAGTTCCTTGTCGGCGCCGATGACGTAGCCGGAGAAGCGAACCTGGACATAGTCGATCGTACCGGCGTTGTAGGTATCGTCGGCACCGCCGAAGATCGCGGGATCAGCCGCGCCTTCGGTGTCGCGTTCGCAGGTGCCTGCGGCGACCGAGCCATAGTTGCAGTCCGTAACTTTACCGCGCCCCATCAACACGACACCGCCCCATTGGGCAGATGAGTTCTCGGTGTTTAGGCCCAGCACGTTGTCGCGGCTGGTGAAGATGATCGGCTGGGTCTGCGTGCCGACGGCATTGATCTTGTTGCCGCGATTGACTGCAAGCCAGGAAACGCCCGTGCCGCCGAACACGATCACGCCGGGATCGATCGAGAGCGTGACGTTGGTATCGGAACCACCCGTGAAGCCGCCGTCATCGCCAACGTCGACTCGACCCTTGAGCTGGTAAAGCAGACCCGAAATCTTGGTCAGCTTGATCGATTCGTTGATCTTGTTGGGCAGGCTGCAGACACGATAGGTGCCAGTCGGACCCGTGATCGTGCCGTCGTCGGTCAAGCCTTGCGGATCGGCAATCGTCGGGCAGCCCGACGCGGGCGTGATGGCACCGCCGGTCGGCGTCGGTGTGGGCGTCGGCGTCGGCGCTGGGTTGTTGGTGGTGTTGTTGATCGTGACATTTCCACCAGTACCAGGTGAAGCGATGTCGTCCGCTCCGCAACCAGCAAGCGCAACGGCACTACAGCCGACGAGCAGCAAGCCATGAATGTTCTTCACGATGAAATCCCCCTCAAGGTCGAATCACGCGGCGACTCCGCCAACGCGACTCGACCCTCTAGAGAGGCCAGATGACAGTTTGTTTTCGGTATCATGACACTTCCTTTGCGACAGGAATGCGACTGTCATGACAACAGCGAGACAAAGCCTTGCCACGCGCAATTTATCGGGCCGGACCAGAGATCCGCGTCGGCAGAATATTTTTCACGCGAAGCGCGGGACGCCTCTTGCAGCAGCGTCTCGGTCTTCACCCCAGGCCCACGGATAACACGGGTTTGCGAAGGTGCCATTTGCACGACTCGCGGAAATCTGGTCGATTCACGCCAACATTGCATTTTTATGACAGTTGGCTCATTTTCCTTGCGTTGGCTGGATCAAAGGCAGAAAATCCACGGGTCGATAGGAAATGGGAGATAGACGATGATTGTATCGTTGCTTGCCGCCAGCGCCCTGTTTGCGCAGTCGGCAGACCAGATTGCGAATGCCGGGGCCAGCGTTGAGCGCGTGGATGTCGCTTATGAGGAACTGATGGCGGAGCGAAACCGTGAAGCCGTCGAGCATATTCTCGCTTCGCCGCTGGATGATGAGGGCGACCCCGCCGCGCTTATCAATCTTGGAACCGCCTATGCCAGGCTTGGCGAAACCGAAAAGGCACTTCACTGCTTCGAGACGGCAATCAACAGCGATACACGCTACATGCTCGAACTCTCCGATGGTACCTGGATGGATTCCCGTCGCGCGGCGCGCAAGGCAGCGCAGGTGTTGATGAACGGAGAAACCCTGGCGCTTCGTTGATTCGATTCGAAACAGACCTTGTCCGGAGGGCGCGCAACCAGTTCGCGCTGCGCCCCTCCTCACCCCTATGGCCCTATTTATAATGCCGGACGGGCATTGCCCGGTTTAGCCTGGGAATCGTCACAGAGCTGTCATTTTAGAAGCGCATCGCGCCGGAAGGAGGGCGCGATGATTCGCATTTCTTCATTCAGATTCTTTAAAATTAGAAATATTTCCAAAGCATTACCTGCCATTTTTATGGCCCTTTCACCGCATTGGGCCCATGCGCAGGTGGTTGGTGGTAGTGATCCAGCTGGGTCTGGGCCGATTGTTGGTGCGTTGTTGTGGTTGCAGGGTACGTTGCTGGGCAATGTGGCGACGGCTGTGGCGGTGATGGCGGTAGCGGCGGTTGGTTTTCTGATGCTGACCGGGCGGATGAACTGGCGCTTCGGGGCGACGGTGATCATCGGGTGCTTCATATTGTTCGGAGCCGGCGCGATCGTGTCGGGCATCCAGTCGGCGGCGGCGGGGTAGGTTATGGAACTGGTTCGGTATCCGGTTCACCGCGCGCTGACGCGTCCGCAGATGTTTGCGGGGGTGACGTACAGCTTTTTCATCATCAACGCGGCGGTGACGACGGAGGTGTTCCTGATCACGAAGAGCTTCTGGGCGCTGCCCGCGGCGCTTTTGATCCATGGGGCGGGCTATCTGGCGTGTTTGCGCGAGCCGCGCGTGTTCGATTTGTGGATTGCGAAGGTGAGCCGCTGCCCGCGGGTACGCAACTGGCAGCGCTGGGGCTGCAACAGCTATGCGGTGTGAGCAAGCGGCCTTGATGCGCGATGCGGGCGTGGTTTTGTGGCATCTGACCGGGTTTGCTGGTGCAAACCCTGCGCCCGGCACCAGCCCTCTCCCCCACCCGGCCACCCATAGGGTACTATCGCTGGGGGGCCGGCCCCTTCGGCGAGAATGTCCCCCGGACATTCTCGTTCCCCTCGGACGGGAGTGGGCTGGTGCCGCAAGGCCGGGACGGATGTCCTGGCCGCACCTGACAAGGACACCTTCATGATGGGCGGTATGAAGCAGGCACTGGGCTGGTCTGGCCGGGAAGCGCTGGCGGGGGACCGTTTGCCTTACCTGGCGCTGCTGGACGGCAATGTCGTGCTGCTGCGCGACGGATCGGTGATGTGTTCGCTGATGGTTCCGGGGCTGGGCTTCGAGACGGCCGACACGGGCGAGCTCAATGCCCATGCGGCGATGCGCGAGGTTCTTCTGAGGAGCTCGCTGGACTCGCGCTTCGTGCTGTACCACCACGTCGTGCGCCGCCAGGTGCATGTCGAGCTCGAAGGCGCGTTCGAGGATCCGCTGGCCGGCTATATCGATGCGCGCTGGCGCGAGAAGATGGGGTCCGGCGCGCTGTATGTGAACGACCAGTTCGTGACGCTGGTGCGCCGCCCGGCGCGGGGGCGTGCCGGCTGGCCGGAGCGGCTGGCGCGGCTGGTGAAGCGCGGGGGGCCATTGGGGTCCAGAGGAGGCCCGGTCGAAGCCGATCCTTCGGACCTGCGGGCATTGCGCACGGCGGCGGCTTCGCTGACGGCATCGCTGGGCGCCTATGGCGCGCGGCTGCTGGGCGATTACGAGGGAGCGGGCGGCACCTGCTCGGAAGTGCTGGAGCTTCTGAGCGCGCTGTACAACGGCGAGATGCGGCCCGTGCGCCGGCCGGCCGAGGGCACCGACATCGGCCATATGCTGCCTTACCGGCGCGTGAGCTTCGGGCTCGACGCACTGGAACTCAAGGGCGCGGGTAGCCCGAGCTTCGGCGCGCTGATGAGCCTGAAGGATTATCCCGACGCGACCGGCCCGGGGCTGGCCGACGCGCTTTTGCGGCTGCCGTGCGAGCTGACCCTGACCGAGAGCTATGCGCCGGCCGAGCGGCAGGTGGCGCGCGAGCGGATCGATCTTGCGATCCGGCGGCTGAAGAGCGCCGACGAGGAAGCGCTGGCCGAGCGGCGCGAGATGTTGAGCGCGCGCGATGCGCTGGGCACCGGCGCGGTTGCCTTCGGCGACCATCACCTGACGGTGCTGGTGCGCGCGCCCGGCCTCGATGCGCTGGACGAGGCGACGGCGGCCTGCGGGGCGGCGCTGGCCGATAGCGGGGCGATCGCGGTGCGCGAGGACGTGAACCTGGAAGCGGCGTTCTGGGGCCAGCTGCCGGGCAACGAGGCCTGGGTGGTGCGCCGCTCGCTGATCTCGAGCGCCAACATGGCCTGCTTCGCAAGCTTGCACGGCTTTGCCATGGGCCAGGCTTCGGGCAATCACTGGGGCGAGGCGGTGACCTTGCTGGAGACGACCAGCTCGACGCCGTTCTTCTTCAACTTCCACGACCGGGACCTGGGCAACTTCACGGTGATCGGGCCTTCGGGCTCGGGCAAGACGGTGGTGATGAACTTCCTGGCAGCGCAGGCGCAGAAGTTTGCTCCGCGCACCATCCTGTTCGACAAGGACCGCGGCTCGGAAGTGTTCGTGCGCGGGATCGGCGGGACCTACAGCCGGATCGCCGCCGGGCATCCGACCGGGTTCAACCCGCTGGCGCTGCCCGACACGGCAGTCAACCGGGCGTTCCTGCGCGACTGGCTGGGCGTGCTGCTGAAGGCGCAAGGGGCCGAGGAAGAGGCGCTGATCGCCGGCGCGGTCGATGCCGCCTATGCCAATGACGCAAGCCTGCGCCGCCTGACCCACTTCCGCGAGCTGCTGGCCGGCACGCGCCGGCCCGAGCCGGGCGACCTGGCGAGCCGGCTCGATGCCTGGATCGCGAATGGCCCGGGCGGTACGGGCGAGCATGGCTGGCTGTTCGACAATGCGCACGACCGGCTCGACCTGTCGGCCAGGACGCTGGGCTTCGACATGACCGCGCTGCTGGAGACGCCGCGTCTGAGGACGCCGGTGATGATGTACCTGTTCCACCGCATCGAGGAGCGCCTGGACGGCGAGCCGACGATGATCCTGATCGACGAGGGATGGAAGGCGCTGGACGACGAGGTCTTCGCGCACCGCATCCGCGACTGGCTCAAGACCTTGAGGAAGCGGAACGCGCTGGTCGGCTTTGCGACGCAGTCGGCGCGCGATGCGCTGGAAAGCCGGATCGCGACCGCGCTGGTCGAGCAGACCGCGACGATGGTCTTCATGCCCAACTCGCGGGCGCGCCCCGAGGACTATTGCGATGGCTTCGGCCTGACGAGCCACGAGCTTGAGGTGATCCGCACCCTGCCGGCGCATTCGCGCTGCTTCCTGGTGCGTCAGGCCGATGCGTCCGTGGTGGTGCGGCTCGATCTGGGCGGTATGCCCGAAGTGCTGACCGTGCTGTCGGGGCGCGAGAGCACGGTGCGCAAGCTGGATGCGCT
It contains:
- a CDS encoding tetratricopeptide repeat protein; this translates as MIVSLLAASALFAQSADQIANAGASVERVDVAYEELMAERNREAVEHILASPLDDEGDPAALINLGTAYARLGETEKALHCFETAINSDTRYMLELSDGTWMDSRRAARKAAQVLMNGETLALR
- a CDS encoding VirB4 family type IV secretion/conjugal transfer ATPase; the protein is MKQALGWSGREALAGDRLPYLALLDGNVVLLRDGSVMCSLMVPGLGFETADTGELNAHAAMREVLLRSSLDSRFVLYHHVVRRQVHVELEGAFEDPLAGYIDARWREKMGSGALYVNDQFVTLVRRPARGRAGWPERLARLVKRGGPLGSRGGPVEADPSDLRALRTAAASLTASLGAYGARLLGDYEGAGGTCSEVLELLSALYNGEMRPVRRPAEGTDIGHMLPYRRVSFGLDALELKGAGSPSFGALMSLKDYPDATGPGLADALLRLPCELTLTESYAPAERQVARERIDLAIRRLKSADEEALAERREMLSARDALGTGAVAFGDHHLTVLVRAPGLDALDEATAACGAALADSGAIAVREDVNLEAAFWGQLPGNEAWVVRRSLISSANMACFASLHGFAMGQASGNHWGEAVTLLETTSSTPFFFNFHDRDLGNFTVIGPSGSGKTVVMNFLAAQAQKFAPRTILFDKDRGSEVFVRGIGGTYSRIAAGHPTGFNPLALPDTAVNRAFLRDWLGVLLKAQGAEEEALIAGAVDAAYANDASLRRLTHFRELLAGTRRPEPGDLASRLDAWIANGPGGTGEHGWLFDNAHDRLDLSARTLGFDMTALLETPRLRTPVMMYLFHRIEERLDGEPTMILIDEGWKALDDEVFAHRIRDWLKTLRKRNALVGFATQSARDALESRIATALVEQTATMVFMPNSRARPEDYCDGFGLTSHELEVIRTLPAHSRCFLVRQADASVVVRLDLGGMPEVLTVLSGRESTVRKLDALRERYGDAPPAWYPALTGAAWPGDAQATDGPVWTEAAE
- a CDS encoding TrbC/VirB2 family protein; its protein translation is MIRISSFRFFKIRNISKALPAIFMALSPHWAHAQVVGGSDPAGSGPIVGALLWLQGTLLGNVATAVAVMAVAAVGFLMLTGRMNWRFGATVIIGCFILFGAGAIVSGIQSAAAG
- a CDS encoding VirB3 family type IV secretion system protein, which produces MELVRYPVHRALTRPQMFAGVTYSFFIINAAVTTEVFLITKSFWALPAALLIHGAGYLACLREPRVFDLWIAKVSRCPRVRNWQRWGCNSYAV